One window from the genome of Cryobacterium sp. GrIS_2_6 encodes:
- a CDS encoding DNA methyltransferase translates to MSRLFTEQTKHEVYDYASHIKVGELLAGRKRLPSTFMSLAPASWHPDVWHDVNRMLTLNSEQARRNLTMHICPLQFDIVDRLIIEKTNPGDLVYDPFGGLGTVPVRANKLGRRGRAAELNPESFRDGIKYLEAGERKQEMPSLFDLIDLAMEEAS, encoded by the coding sequence ATGTCTCGCCTGTTCACCGAGCAGACGAAGCACGAGGTCTACGACTACGCGTCGCACATCAAGGTCGGCGAGCTGCTAGCCGGCCGGAAGCGGCTGCCGTCGACGTTCATGTCGCTCGCCCCGGCGTCCTGGCATCCGGACGTGTGGCATGACGTGAACCGCATGCTCACCCTCAACAGCGAGCAGGCCCGCCGCAACCTGACGATGCACATCTGCCCGCTGCAGTTTGACATCGTGGACCGGCTCATCATCGAGAAGACGAACCCCGGCGACCTGGTCTATGACCCGTTCGGCGGGCTCGGCACGGTCCCGGTGCGCGCCAACAAGCTCGGCCGCCGCGGCCGTGCCGCGGAGCTAAACCCTGAATCGTTCCGCGACGGGATCAAGTACCTCGAAGCGGGCGAGCGAAAGCAGGAGATGCCGTCGCTGTTCGACCTGATCGACCTCGCCATGGAGGAAGCGTCGTGA
- a CDS encoding phospholipase D-like domain-containing protein — translation MALLTIADLDQFKASPVDPTYPADTRTFYSPIDDVHGALKAVIASAQHSLIISMFGWDDDELAEIIAHIIDNPAIFVQITLDKSQAGGVHEKALLTKFKHEMDSNSVAIGTSEHGAIVHRKMVIIDGVWRIGGSTNWSASGETLQDNEMTVHRNAVICAEARPVLDISHNKALKDMAKRLAVRV, via the coding sequence ATGGCACTGCTGACCATCGCTGACCTCGACCAGTTCAAAGCCTCCCCCGTCGACCCCACGTACCCTGCGGACACGCGCACGTTCTACTCGCCCATCGATGACGTCCATGGGGCACTCAAGGCCGTCATCGCGTCCGCGCAGCACAGCCTTATCATTTCGATGTTCGGCTGGGACGATGACGAACTCGCCGAGATCATCGCGCACATCATCGACAACCCCGCCATCTTCGTGCAGATCACCCTCGACAAGTCCCAGGCCGGCGGGGTGCACGAGAAGGCTCTGCTGACCAAGTTCAAGCACGAGATGGACTCGAACTCCGTCGCCATCGGCACGTCTGAGCACGGGGCTATCGTTCACCGGAAAATGGTGATCATCGACGGCGTGTGGCGCATCGGCGGATCCACCAACTGGTCCGCCTCGGGCGAGACCCTTCAAGACAACGAAATGACTGTTCACCGAAACGCGGTCATCTGCGCTGAGGCCCGCCCCGTGCTCGACATCTCGCACAACAAGGCGCTCAAAGATATGGCTAAAAGGCTGGCCGTCCGTGTCTGA
- a CDS encoding DUF3039 domain-containing protein, whose product MSNLLERTKPVTTDTGDHDTFSHYFEKTDLDKAWIDGQPIEALCGKWDIPTKDFTKYPVCGTCKDIIGRMKP is encoded by the coding sequence ATGAGCAACCTCCTCGAAAGGACCAAGCCAGTCACCACGGACACCGGCGACCACGACACCTTCTCGCACTACTTCGAGAAGACCGACCTCGACAAGGCATGGATCGACGGCCAGCCCATCGAAGCCCTCTGCGGCAAGTGGGACATCCCCACGAAGGACTTCACCAAGTACCCGGTCTGCGGGACGTGCAAAGACATCATCGGAAGGATGAAACCATGA
- a CDS encoding HNH endonuclease encodes MNGTRNAPAAENWLPIPDFPGYEVSDLGRVRSFMRSAPIIMRQQFTSTGGYGHVGLHNGTSHTRKVHSLVLLAFVGPLPKGMVRRHLDGNVRNNALSNLRYGTQSENLLDQREHGTNARSNKTHCPQGHEYSPENTKMDGGSRICRTCHNQQGRDAYVPKVRRDPMAKTHCPKGHAYDGTVRSGGYLLCRICHNAWARADFAKKMAAR; translated from the coding sequence GTGAATGGTACCCGAAACGCTCCCGCCGCCGAGAATTGGCTGCCCATTCCAGACTTCCCAGGATACGAGGTTTCCGACCTCGGCCGCGTGCGATCGTTCATGCGCTCGGCACCGATCATCATGCGCCAGCAGTTCACCTCAACGGGCGGCTATGGGCATGTTGGGTTGCATAATGGCACGAGCCACACACGCAAGGTGCACTCTCTCGTCCTACTGGCATTTGTCGGCCCGCTGCCGAAGGGCATGGTGCGGCGCCACCTCGACGGCAACGTTCGAAATAACGCCCTGAGCAATCTGCGGTATGGCACGCAATCTGAAAACTTGCTCGACCAACGGGAACATGGGACTAATGCTCGTTCCAACAAGACCCATTGCCCGCAGGGGCACGAGTACAGTCCGGAAAACACGAAGATGGACGGCGGATCGCGCATCTGCCGGACTTGCCACAACCAGCAGGGCCGTGATGCCTATGTCCCGAAGGTCCGCCGTGATCCAATGGCGAAGACCCACTGCCCAAAGGGGCACGCTTACGACGGGACGGTCAGATCAGGTGGTTACCTGCTGTGCAGGATCTGCCACAACGCCTGGGCGCGCGCCGATTTCGCTAAGAAGATGGCGGCACGGTGA